The Nitrospiria bacterium region TCCTGGGTCTGCTGATGAATAACGAGGGGATAAGTGGAAAGGGTCAGAATCTCATAAAACAAAAAGAGGGTAAATACATTGGCGGAAAAAGCAATCCCCAACGTGGCCGATATGGCCACGGAAAAAAAAATGTAATACCGGGTTTGGTCGTGTTCATTTAAAGAACGCATATACCCAATGGAATACATGGAGGTAATCAGCCACAACAAAGAGGCGGGAACCGCAAAAATCATTCCTAAGGCATCCACCCGGAAGGCTATATCCAGCCCGGGGAGGATACTCCCGAGGTGTGTGTAAATGGTTTTACCCTCTAGAACATCCGGAACCATCGACAACACCATTAGGATTTTTATGACCGATGCAATCAGAGTCCAAGACTCACGGAGGTTGGGTGATTTCCCGGACAGACCTATAAATGGTATCGCAATCAGTGAAACGAGAAGTGTATAAAAAGGAACGGAGGATTCGACCATATTATGTTTTTCCCAAAAGCATTTGAGCGGCTAATTCGGCAATGGAGACGGGAATAAAAGCGAAGACACCAAAAACCAAACACAAAGAGGCAACCCCTAAAGTGGGGACAACCATTCCTGGGGGACCCTCCTCCCGTTGCCTTCCACTCTCCTGACCTTGGGCCCCTTTAAAATATACGTTCTCAATGATTCTCCAAAAATAAACGGCCGTCAGCAATGAGCTTAACAAAATAATGGGAAGGGCAATCCATTTACCTGCTTGAAGGGCCCCGACACCCAAATACCACTTACTGACAAACCCTACCGTCAACGGGACCCCAATCATCGAAAGGGCACTCACGGTGAACGCTGCCATGCTTAAAGGCATCCGCTTTCCCATTCCTTTCAGCTCAGAAATCTGTGTGATTCCGGTTTTGTATATAATGGCACCCACCACCAGAAAAAGACCCCCTTTCATCAAAGCATGATTTAATAAATGAACTAAACCTCCCACCATGCCTGTTTGATTCCCTAAGGATATACCTAAGACAATATACCCGATCTGGCCCACACTGGAATAAGCCAGCATCCTCCGAATATCCGTTTGGCTAATGGCCAGGACCGGACCCACCAGCATCGCGGCCATTCCAAGGTAAAATAGAATTTCCGTAACCGGAACCATTTTAAAATCGAAACCGGGAGAGAAAACGGTGAACATAATGCGCACCAAGGCATAGGCCGAAACTTTGGTCGCAGTGGCGGCCATAAAGGTTCCCACCACTGAAGGCGCATAGGTGTAAGCATTGGGAAGCCAGATATGAAAAGGGAAAAGGGCAACCTTGATACACAGCCCGACGACCAAAAAAGCAAACCCCGTCAACACCACTTTGTTTTCATACAGGGGGGGTAAAAGAGTCGCCAAATCGGCCATATTCAAAGACCCGGTGACCATATAAAGGTATCCAATTCCCAATAGAATAAATGTCGCTCCGATGGTCCCAAGAATCAGATAATTATAACTCGCCATCAGGGCTTCTCTTTTTCCACCCATGGCAATCAACACATAACCACTGAGGGCTGAAATTTCCAGAAAAACATAAAGGTTAAATATGTCCCCGGTGATGACAATGCCAAGAAGACCAGTGACCAAAAGCATAAACACGGCATAAAAGAGACCCACCTTTTCTTTGGGTATTTCTTTTTCCACACTCTTCCAAGAATAAACCGTCACCACAAAGGCCATGAAAGAAATAATGACCAATACAAACCCACTCAAATAGTCCACCACATATTCGATTCCCCATGGGGGCTCCCAATTGCCCAGGAAATACCTCACCCGCCTCCCGGTCATCACCTGGGAGAGAAGCCAACTGGAGCATAAAAAAGAAAAACCGGTGGCCCCCACTGAAAAAAACCATGCATACTGAACCCGGATTCTTCCAAACAGCGGGATCAGGACTGCGGCAAAGAGGGGTAAAATAATCGGAAGGATGGGGAGGTGTTGGGCCATCATTATTTCTGCTGGCTCAATATTTTGTCTTCTTCTATATGTCCATAGGATTCGTAAATCCGGGAGATCAGGGCGAGGGCAACGGCGGTGGTACTGACGGAAACCACAATGGCAGTCAAGATGAGGACATGGGGTAATGGATTATCATATTGGCGGGCGTATTCCCACACAATCGGGGCTGTTCCTCCAGTAACCTTTGAAATGGAGATATAAAACAGGAAAACCGCGGTTTGAAAGACATTCATACCAATAATTTTCTTTACAAGATTTTTTTTGGCAATCATTGCGTAAAATCCGATCATCATCAGAAAAATATAAATCCAGTAGTTGTATTTGGCCAATATAAATTCCATTAAGATTTTCTCCTTGCCATTTCAAAAAACAATATGGTCATTACAGAAGCCACTGTAATACCCACACCGATCTCAATCCCCAGAATTCCGATGTGGCTTGAAAATTGGGGGGTTCCTAATGGCAGAACTCGGTATTCCAAAAAGTGGCCCCCGATTAGAAGAGTCAGTAATCCAATCCCGGCATACAATAAAACCCCCACACTGCTCAAAATATCTCCTGCTTTTTGTGAATAAGTTTTTCGCACCGCTTCAAAACCAAAAACCAGGCCATATAAAATCATACTGGCCCCCAAAATCACGCCCCCCTGGAAACCACCACCGGGCCCCGCTTCCCCATGCATGATCACGTACAAACCAAACAGTTGAATAAAGGGGATAAACTTTGCCGCGATAAACCGAATAATGACATTCCCTCTACCCATCCCGAGAGGTTCTCCTTAGTAAAAGAATCACGGAAAGACCCGCTGTAAAGATCACCACGGTCTCCCCGAGCGTGTCATACCCGCGATAACTGGCTAGAATCCCGGTGACCATATTCTCAACACCTGTCTCCTCTATAATCTTTTCAATATATCGGGGAGCGACATGAAGATTAGCAGGAGCGTGGGGATCCCCGAATCCCGGCATATCCAATGTCCCATAGATCAAAACACCACCGGTTATAAAAACAATGAGAAAGGAAATGAAGTTAAAAACCCTTTTTCTCCTTTGATGGGTGTTTTGCTGACCCTGTGGATTTTCAATTGAAGGTTTCATTCTTCCTCTTTTCGCTTCGTCCGACTCAATGCGGCAATCAAAAGAACTGTTGTAATACCTGCCCCTACCGACGCTTCGGTAAAGGCCACATCCACTGCATTCAGGCGGGTCCAAACCAATGCCATCATCAAACTGTAGATTCCTAAAATCATAGTCGCACCGAGAAGATCTTTCATCTGAATGGCACCGATGGCGCAAATGACCAAAATCAGTAGAAGGAGTATGTCAATCATGGGATAGCATCTCCAGGTTTTGATGAGGAAGAATGGTGACCACCCTGGGTGGGATCTCCTTCGTTAGATGATCCCGCCGGGGATTTTAACCAAGGTTTTAACCCAGCCAAATAAGCTGCCTTCGCAACCGCATGGGTAGCGGTTGGATTGGCGATAAAGATAAAAAGGATTATCAACCAGAGTTTGATGCTTTCAAAGGAAAAGCCTTCATAGATAAACAACCCCACCAAAACAAAAACCTGCCCCATGGTATCTGCTTTTCCTGCGGGATGAATCCTTGAGAAAAAATCAGGAAACCGGATAATTCCAATAGAAGCCACTAGAATAAAAAAACACCCAATGGCTAGAAAACCAGCTGATAATAAAACATGAAATTCCATCAATCGAGGTTTCCGCTTTGGATATACTTCAATATAGCCACCGTTGCAATGAAGTTAATGATTGCATAAACCAGGGCAATATCCAAAAATTGGGGGCGATCATATATAAAACCAATTAAGGCTAATAGGACCACGGTCTTGGTCCCTATCAAATTGGTGGATAAAATCCGATCAAAAACGGTGGGCCCAGAAAGGGCTCGATACAACACCACCAGTATGGCAATCACAACAAAGACCGCAGCAACTTGAAACATCATGATTTATTAACCCTCAATGGGCTTAATTCGCTTTTCCATTTCCTGAAAGCTCTGAGCATCATATTCAGTGATGGCGTGAATGATATATTGGCCTTCTTCATCCACATCGATGGTGACGGTTCCCGGTGTCAGGGTAATCGAATTGGCCAAGGCCACCCTTCCCAATTCGGTCTTTAAACGGGTTTTGGTCTTCAAAATGCTGGGTTGTATCGGCATTTTCGGATGAAGGGTCCGGTAGGCCACATCGAGGTTGGCAATCACAATCTGATATAAAAACCAAGGCAGGTATTTTATAACCTGAAAGGTTTGGTTCATTAACGTTTTTAAACGGATCCCTTGAAACAAAAATTCATGAGAAAAAAAGGCCACCCCATAGGAACAGACCACCCCCAACATCAAATGCATGGCATCGAAATGTCCGGATAACAGAATCCAGAATGAAAAAAGGACCCCAAAAGTCAATACAACACTCATTTCCACCCCTTCAGGCTTATAAAGGGCTCTCATTATAGAGGGCATATAAACCCAAATCAAGCGCCTGAACCCGATGATGCTACCATCTTTTAGAAAAGTATTCTGCATCTAATTGAGTTCTTTTGCTTTATTTTAAAAAATATTTTAAAAAAGTTCCTCAGATTCTCATAAGGTAGCAGAAAATTTTTTCCTTCAAAAAAAACCGCCTTATGATTTAGATCGGCAGTTTGATCAAGTTTCATTAGAAAAATTTAAAGGGAAAAGATAAAAATAGTATATTATTTTTCCTTTTTTTAAGAGAAAAATATTTTTGAAATGGAAACCCGAAAAGAAAAGCTCAAAGAGGGGATACTAAAAGAAGCACTGGTTTTTTCTAATTTGAAATGTAACCTTCCAATAAAAACAAATCCTATTGTTTTTAAATCCCTTTTCAGATAAAATTGCGGAAATTTCCTGGGTATAATTTATACCTCCTCATCCCAAGGGATTCATGAAACCCATAAAGAAAAAAGGCCAGATGGAAGCGGAAATCAGCAATGCCATGGTCCAGTTTGAAAAAGAATACATGGGAAGGGGGCCAATTGAAACCAAAACCTATATCATGGATGATATGATCCTGGTTCGTCTGAATGGGGTCCTTACCCATGCGGAACAGCAACTGGCCAAAAACCCTACAGGGACGGAGCTCATTAAAAAAATTCGGGCCAATTTATTGGAACAGGCAAGGGCGTTACTGATCGAAACCATTGAAAAAATCGTTCCCGTAAAGGTTGTAAGCCTTCATACCGATATCAGCACAAAAACGGGTGAAAGGGTTATCATTTTTACCCTTATGGAAAATTTAGAGCAGCAGTTATCCAACCATTTTTCTTGACCTCAATACCCACGGCGGGTTACTTTAAAGAGGATTAAGATAATCTGAATGATTCTCCATAAAAGGATCAGTTGGATTATCCGTTAATTCGGCCGAGAAAAATAGATCGGCTTTTTTAAAAGGTAAGGCGCACAAGCCGTGAGACAACCCTCTCGTCAGAGGGAGGTTTCGTGGAAGGTAGGCCAGCACATTTCCTGAAAAGGGTATGCTGGTCTTTTTTTTTCTAACCAATAGTTGTTTTCAAAAGTTGCCCCATGAGGGCACTGAATCAATCCAAAAATTGGATTTACATTTCCACAGTTTCGCTTCCCAATAAACGTGAAGGGAATAAAAGCAAAAAATGCCAATCGGAACTTTAGAATCAATTCATTTCAAAGCCTTAGAAAATTCCGAAAGAGCTCAAGTCCGCAACTGTGTTGATCAGGCCAATCAGTTCATCGCACGGTGCTGGCCACTGCGAACGTTTATATATCGAAATCCCCTTCAAGAGTTGGAACACCTCCCTTTCCACCAGGCCATCAACCAAGGACAGGATTTATTTGGAGGCCAGGGGTATCTTTCCAATGAATCTTATAGAAATCTTTATCATTCAGGGAAAATAACCGACGCCTCCATTTTGGAGGCATTAAAAAAATCCCAGTGGCCTCTGGAGGTGGATAACATTCTCCCCCTTGGAAAAAAGAAAGTTGATCCAATTAAGATACTCAGACTCCATTTAATTTATGGAATGGATCCCATTCGTAATTCCATATTCCATTGGAGGGTGGGGAACGAAAAGATATTGTCCCGATACCGTTCGGATGTCCCCGTTTCAATCAGAAAAGACCCTGAAACAGGGATCATCCCTTTCCTCTGGCAGGGCATCTTGAGAACCTTGGGTATAACCCATAACCTCGAATTCAAAGATAAATCCGAAAAGGACCCATCTTCCCCCACCACCTCCAAGGAAGGGGAAAATTTCCGGTTTTTTCTAATAGACCTTTCTAAGGTTGGAAACCGGTGGACTTTGGGTGATTGGATTCAGGAAATAACCGAGATCCCACTAAGAAAACAAATCGATGACCAGATGATAAAATGGTGTTCGGCTTTTTTAGATGAAGGCATGGCGTCCTGGGAAATGCCGTCTCGTGAAAAAGGTTTTTACCATTCGTGGCTAGATGTAGCTTCACTCGATCGATCGGCTGAAATCGGAAGAATAAAAAACTTTTCATATAAAATTCGGGGGCTTCCCCAGAACCCCGAGGACACCATTGCAGGATGCCTCACACAGATGGGTGTAAAAAACCACCTCTGGCCCGATTATTTGAAACGTCACCTCTCTCAAATGCCAGGATGGGCAAGCTTCATAAAGTGGCGTACCAATGAGCCCGAAAATATCTGGCAACAACTTTACCCCATTGATCCTACTCAATATTTGGCGGTCCGTCTTTTTTACGAGTCAGAACTGGTTGATTCCATTTGTCAAAAAACATGGAACATCAAAGGGTCGCTTTCCGAGATCCAAACCTTCTTTCGAAAATTTCCCGAAACTTATCCCCTGGCCAACCGGGGGGATGAGAGGGTTGAGAACCCGGCAGACCATTATCGCTTGAACATCGCCTGGCGTTTTTTTAATCTTGCCCAATTTCTGGGTCTCGATCAGGATGATATTCAAAACCTTTCTCAAAAAGAGGTCAAAAAGGCATTGGAACTCCTTGATGCCTTTCCATCGGAACACCATGGGGTTATTTGGCTTCAAGCCCTTGAGCTTTCCTTTCGAAAAACTCTTCTGGAAAAATTGAGTGCACCCCATCAAAAGGATCCATCAAAGCCCCAAAGCGCCCCCCAAGCCCAGGCGATTTTTTGTATCGATGCCCGATCCGAATACCTTCGCCGCCACATGGAAAATATTGGCCCCTACGAAACATTTGGATTCGCTGGATTCTTTGGTGTTCCCATTTGTTTTCGCCCTTATGGATCAGACACCGAATGGTTGCTCTGTCCCGCTTTAATTAAACCCGAGAAAAGGGTCTTTGAAATTCCTTTGCCTGCGCATGAAAAAGAAACCCAGAAAAATGAAACGGGATCCAAATGGCATCATTCAGGGCACGGCATCTTCCATGATTTAAAAGCCAACAACTTCTCCGCTTATTTCCTGATTGATTTTCTAGGAGGTTTATTTGGCCTTACCTTTATTGCAAAAACGTTTTTCCCCTTCGCCTACCAGAGATTTCGTGAAAAGCTCCACCACCGATTGGTTCCAAAAGTTCCAACCCAGCTTCTCTTGGATCGCCCCTCTGAAGCGAATTCATCAGAGCGAGGTAACGTGGGATTTACCCTCGAGGAGAAAACAACACTTTTAGAAAACGGCCTGCGACTAATGGGTTTAACAAACCATTTTGCGCCGGTGGTTTTTCTTTGTGCACACGGGAGCACCTCAGAAAATAATCCCTATGCGGCTGCATACGACTGCGGAGCTTGTGGAGGAAACCACGGAGGACCGAATGCCCGGGCGCTGACCTCCATCGCCAACACCCCCGAAGTACGAAAGGCGTTAAAGGAACGGGGAATTGAAATTCCCTCTTCCACCCTATTTATAGCTGGGGAACATAACACCACAACCGATCAGGTCATTCTCCTTGATCAGGAAGCCATTCCTCCCTCTCATCACGCAAATGTATCCCAGCTTCAAAAGGACCTCGACCAAGCGGGAGGGTTGGCCGCTTTTGAGCGCGTTAAAAAGCTTCCCGGAGCCCCCCATGCAAAATCCGTTGAAAATACGTTCCGTCATGTCCGGCAAAGAAGCGGGGACTGGGCACAAGTCCGGCCAGAGTGGGGCCTTTCCAGTAACGCAGCCTTTATTATCGGAAGAAGAAAGCTGACTCAAGGAATCCCTTTAGACGGACGGGTGTTTATGCATTCTTATGACCCGGAACAGGATGGGACCGGAAAAGCATTAGACACCATTATGACTGCCCCCCTGTTGGTGGTTCAATGGATTAGCATGGAGTATTATTTCTCAAGCACGGATCCTTTGGTTTACGGAAGCGGGAGCAAAGTTTATCATAATGTTGTTTCAGGAGTTGGGGTTATTCTGGGTCGGCAGAGTGATTTAAGACCAGGTCTCCCCGTGCAGTCGGTCATGAACGGGGAGATTCATTTTCATGAACCCATGAGGCCTTTGGCCATTATTGAATCCCCTATTGAAAGGGTCCAGGGAATTATTGACCGCCATGAAAAACTTCAACAGCTTTTCAACAACCATTGGGTAAATCTTCTCGCTGTGGATCCCATCCTTGGGGTTTTTCAGGAATACCAAGGAAATGGACGCTGGGAAAGTTTAAACCTGAAAATCTCTTCCCCTTAATGTGAGAAGAAACCGATGGTGGGGGAAAAGGAGCATTAATGTATACTGTAGGAACATTTACTCGAAACGCTTTCCTTTTATTTCTCCTTTGGGTGCTCCTTTCAGGGAGGATGGAACCCTTATTTCTGGTTCTGGGATTGGTCACTGCTGTCGGAATTTCAGCGTTGCACGGCCGGCATCCGGAACCACCCCATCCCACCATCCCTTTTTTCCGCTTTATGTTTTTCCTTCCCTGGCTTTTTTACAGAATCTTATTAAGTAATTTCCATACCGTCTTTTTGATTCTTCACCCCCGGTTGCCGATTAATCCCAAAATGATTCTATACCAAACCCACCTGCGAAATCCCGCTGCCATAACCCTACTGGCCAATTCAATCACATTAACCCCCGGAACGGTCACCGCCGAGGTAAATTCTTCGAACCTGGTGGTGCATGCTTTGGATGAAGATTCGGCAAATGACTTGGTCACGGATCGCTTGGAAAAAAAAATTTTTTGGGTTTTTGGAAAGAAAGGAACTCAATAATGTCAATATTTTTCCTTGGAATCCTGTTGGTTTTAGCCACCATCATTTTAATCTACCTTTACCGTGTTCTACAGGGACCAACGGTTTTCGACCGACTTTTAGGGTTAAATGGAATCTCAAGTAAGGCCATTATGCTTCTAGTGATTATCGGAACCCTCTATGAAAGGGTGCCCATGTTCGTGGATATCGCCGTGGGGTATGCATTGATCAATTTGGTCGGCGCCCTAGCCGCAGCCAAGTATTTGGAGCATAAGGATTATAGATGAGCGTTTTGGTGGTCGTTCTCATTTTGACTGGACTTTTTTTTCTGATCGTTGCCGCC contains the following coding sequences:
- a CDS encoding monovalent cation/H+ antiporter subunit D family protein; the protein is MMAQHLPILPIILPLFAAVLIPLFGRIRVQYAWFFSVGATGFSFLCSSWLLSQVMTGRRVRYFLGNWEPPWGIEYVVDYLSGFVLVIISFMAFVVTVYSWKSVEKEIPKEKVGLFYAVFMLLVTGLLGIVITGDIFNLYVFLEISALSGYVLIAMGGKREALMASYNYLILGTIGATFILLGIGYLYMVTGSLNMADLATLLPPLYENKVVLTGFAFLVVGLCIKVALFPFHIWLPNAYTYAPSVVGTFMAATATKVSAYALVRIMFTVFSPGFDFKMVPVTEILFYLGMAAMLVGPVLAISQTDIRRMLAYSSVGQIGYIVLGISLGNQTGMVGGLVHLLNHALMKGGLFLVVGAIIYKTGITQISELKGMGKRMPLSMAAFTVSALSMIGVPLTVGFVSKWYLGVGALQAGKWIALPIILLSSLLTAVYFWRIIENVYFKGAQGQESGRQREEGPPGMVVPTLGVASLCLVFGVFAFIPVSIAELAAQMLLGKT
- a CDS encoding cation:proton antiporter subunit C, encoding MEFILAKYNYWIYIFLMMIGFYAMIAKKNLVKKIIGMNVFQTAVFLFYISISKVTGGTAPIVWEYARQYDNPLPHVLILTAIVVSVSTTAVALALISRIYESYGHIEEDKILSQQK
- a CDS encoding Na(+)/H(+) antiporter subunit B; this encodes MGRGNVIIRFIAAKFIPFIQLFGLYVIMHGEAGPGGGFQGGVILGASMILYGLVFGFEAVRKTYSQKAGDILSSVGVLLYAGIGLLTLLIGGHFLEYRVLPLGTPQFSSHIGILGIEIGVGITVASVMTILFFEMARRKS
- the mbhE gene encoding hydrogen gas-evolving membrane-bound hydrogenase subunit E; translation: MKPSIENPQGQQNTHQRRKRVFNFISFLIVFITGGVLIYGTLDMPGFGDPHAPANLHVAPRYIEKIIEETGVENMVTGILASYRGYDTLGETVVIFTAGLSVILLLRRTSRDG
- a CDS encoding hydrogenase subunit MbhD domain-containing protein, with amino-acid sequence MIDILLLLILVICAIGAIQMKDLLGATMILGIYSLMMALVWTRLNAVDVAFTEASVGAGITTVLLIAALSRTKRKEEE
- the mnhG gene encoding monovalent cation/H(+) antiporter subunit G, whose protein sequence is MEFHVLLSAGFLAIGCFFILVASIGIIRFPDFFSRIHPAGKADTMGQVFVLVGLFIYEGFSFESIKLWLIILFIFIANPTATHAVAKAAYLAGLKPWLKSPAGSSNEGDPTQGGHHSSSSKPGDAIP
- a CDS encoding monovalent cation/H+ antiporter complex subunit F → MMFQVAAVFVVIAILVVLYRALSGPTVFDRILSTNLIGTKTVVLLALIGFIYDRPQFLDIALVYAIINFIATVAILKYIQSGNLD
- a CDS encoding Na+/H+ antiporter subunit E is translated as MSVVLTFGVLFSFWILLSGHFDAMHLMLGVVCSYGVAFFSHEFLFQGIRLKTLMNQTFQVIKYLPWFLYQIVIANLDVAYRTLHPKMPIQPSILKTKTRLKTELGRVALANSITLTPGTVTIDVDEEGQYIIHAITEYDAQSFQEMEKRIKPIEG
- a CDS encoding DUF2294 domain-containing protein yields the protein MKPIKKKGQMEAEISNAMVQFEKEYMGRGPIETKTYIMDDMILVRLNGVLTHAEQQLAKNPTGTELIKKIRANLLEQARALLIETIEKIVPVKVVSLHTDISTKTGERVIIFTLMENLEQQLSNHFS
- a CDS encoding DUF2309 domain-containing protein translates to MPIGTLESIHFKALENSERAQVRNCVDQANQFIARCWPLRTFIYRNPLQELEHLPFHQAINQGQDLFGGQGYLSNESYRNLYHSGKITDASILEALKKSQWPLEVDNILPLGKKKVDPIKILRLHLIYGMDPIRNSIFHWRVGNEKILSRYRSDVPVSIRKDPETGIIPFLWQGILRTLGITHNLEFKDKSEKDPSSPTTSKEGENFRFFLIDLSKVGNRWTLGDWIQEITEIPLRKQIDDQMIKWCSAFLDEGMASWEMPSREKGFYHSWLDVASLDRSAEIGRIKNFSYKIRGLPQNPEDTIAGCLTQMGVKNHLWPDYLKRHLSQMPGWASFIKWRTNEPENIWQQLYPIDPTQYLAVRLFYESELVDSICQKTWNIKGSLSEIQTFFRKFPETYPLANRGDERVENPADHYRLNIAWRFFNLAQFLGLDQDDIQNLSQKEVKKALELLDAFPSEHHGVIWLQALELSFRKTLLEKLSAPHQKDPSKPQSAPQAQAIFCIDARSEYLRRHMENIGPYETFGFAGFFGVPICFRPYGSDTEWLLCPALIKPEKRVFEIPLPAHEKETQKNETGSKWHHSGHGIFHDLKANNFSAYFLIDFLGGLFGLTFIAKTFFPFAYQRFREKLHHRLVPKVPTQLLLDRPSEANSSERGNVGFTLEEKTTLLENGLRLMGLTNHFAPVVFLCAHGSTSENNPYAAAYDCGACGGNHGGPNARALTSIANTPEVRKALKERGIEIPSSTLFIAGEHNTTTDQVILLDQEAIPPSHHANVSQLQKDLDQAGGLAAFERVKKLPGAPHAKSVENTFRHVRQRSGDWAQVRPEWGLSSNAAFIIGRRKLTQGIPLDGRVFMHSYDPEQDGTGKALDTIMTAPLLVVQWISMEYYFSSTDPLVYGSGSKVYHNVVSGVGVILGRQSDLRPGLPVQSVMNGEIHFHEPMRPLAIIESPIERVQGIIDRHEKLQQLFNNHWVNLLAVDPILGVFQEYQGNGRWESLNLKISSP
- a CDS encoding Na+/H+ antiporter subunit E, which codes for MYTVGTFTRNAFLLFLLWVLLSGRMEPLFLVLGLVTAVGISALHGRHPEPPHPTIPFFRFMFFLPWLFYRILLSNFHTVFLILHPRLPINPKMILYQTHLRNPAAITLLANSITLTPGTVTAEVNSSNLVVHALDEDSANDLVTDRLEKKIFWVFGKKGTQ
- a CDS encoding monovalent cation/H+ antiporter complex subunit F, encoding MSIFFLGILLVLATIILIYLYRVLQGPTVFDRLLGLNGISSKAIMLLVIIGTLYERVPMFVDIAVGYALINLVGALAAAKYLEHKDYR